Proteins encoded within one genomic window of Aquarana catesbeiana isolate 2022-GZ linkage group LG03, ASM4218655v1, whole genome shotgun sequence:
- the MBLAC1 gene encoding metallo-beta-lactamase domain-containing protein 1 encodes MEYVTSPLSTHDIPGSPHSVHILLEGYCRDVGSDRFEADGSVTLVSGPLTVLVDTGGPWSRDIILEALQGHGVTPSDVTHVICTHGHSDHAGNLNLFPKAEILVSYDLWRDGSYVYHNFRGGEPYLLPGGEGLKVVATPGHTGSDITLLVPGTSLGMVAVAGDVFEREGDEDSWRELSENTEVQEKSRRTLLNLADVIVPGHGPPFRVIRAGQDPEPQ; translated from the exons ATGGAG TATGTGACGTCCCCTCTTTCTACCCATGACATTCCCGGCTCCCCCCATTCGGTCCATATCCTACTGGAAGGGTACTGCAGAGATGTTGGGTCCGATCGTTTCGAGGCTGATGGCTCAGTCACTCTCGTCAGTGGCCCGCTGACCGTCCTGGTGGATACTGGTGGCCCGTGGTCCCGTGATATTATCCTGGAGGCTCTCCAGGGCCACGGCGTGACCCCCAGTGATGTCACCCACGTAATCTGCACCCACGGACACTCAGATCATGCCGGCAACCTCAACCTCTTCCCAAAGGCTGAGATTCTGGTGTCGTACGACCTGTGGCGGGATGGCTCCTACGTCTATCACAACTTCCGTGGAGGGGAACCCTACTTGCTGCCCGGTGGGGAAGGGCTGAAGGTGGTGGCAACGCCAGGTCACACAGGCAGCGATATAACCCTCCTCGTTCCTGGCACCAGTCTCGGCATGGTGGCTGTGGCCGGAGATGTCTTTGAGCGGGAGGGAGATGAGGACTCTTGGAGGGAACTTAGCGAAAACACAGAGGTTCAAGAGAAGAGCCGGAGGACTTTGTTGAATTTGGCGGATGTGATCGTTCCTGGACACGGACCTCCTTTCAGGGTCATCCGGGCTGGGCAGGACCCAGAACCTCAATAA